In Botrytis cinerea B05.10 chromosome 6, complete sequence, the following proteins share a genomic window:
- the Bckmt6 gene encoding Bckmt6 codes for MSGVNGGSASRSIGGIRDRPAPSVLIDLTEDSDKDKKRSGNRGEKRQEETKETLREDSREIPKEKSNKSFIDLCSSSDDEPSVPLTTQAKAKLTKLSASSSIASTAKSAVKTPKYKTGGTYSLSSDSESDDEFHKDLSESISKQSSGERSNSFINRRSHSILKSDGAGIVGNVSSPRQDTSRTARKTVVSHRKSNSGSVGLASSDSNQNHNTFTLSSTGSTPSASKGLRAATKPTVTSNLSHVMGPQSGSKTLAQPTSNLSEPDSIVAKESNTQRLPFTNSLTSLLSDSSSVSKDPTTSSIPARVVPKRVAATIRQQSRSPEIKESPISTRRSTSRMSGRYNQNDNDEIVNQNDLAVQKELGTHKELGTHKETDHLWRSRMRRATGSSESTAKQENNPSLSITNQLSGTNREAMGRNMEDGADSHKLRKGPYQKKGNHGGARRGPAWEKQKMERESAKNTDEETVDDDIDDGDDNVRSISQKGRTRGHKSSNLASRPPSTRSDSPSLRVQEVGRLERLASSIPRSRGKSPVIDVSSDMVSQELSAKEIRASLVRLGEIGMEDWGFSIGRHLEKLQLRSLAASNTSSHDDDENPFASFKVQDETFDEAISLITRTPKKAKISNYVCPLIMGDGGVERTPSYTHHINVTRNHITGDDDILRYVPLVVQNEEKAMNKFERELNTAYTERLDNPRVKEQITQINRRVVVALKNIGFDNNCDMDTLVQYFLGHQSGKIPYPTKEKQLVLKTLGGPLSGHLLKRMAMVAEVMAQYFKIDLETVVLSQSQFKAYIERSTSELYKRSDEPSARLETTALFTCLICQGAACTTHGEYNYRKINKDIPSEENSSEIGSPQQSYFNKSDYEYAWEKSIMHLPDVLRKHNGRDHSDEDWHPELWNTDKDIVEACSNECYSGWKDWANYSWTEEEENELKDALIIKPSRPCVLVEIVEKPCWQIYSKILELEDRIPMSRSKSRQPSERVEWYNPKAMPRNRGLKPGWQDSTMAHLHELRSQPVPCVHEGPCSRDMKCYCALNNLLCEQFCGCSDHCERRFAGCSCHSTGLACASDTCICFQMNRECGDLCNTCGAISRIRPQSRHKNELFQYGCQNIALQRGVNKKLILGKSPIEGAGFGLFTAEPVRKGDFLSEYTGELISDNETERRGVEYNAKFMSFLFSLNKEWTIDAMRMGNKTRFINHAESEADGMNCAAKILLVNGEHRIAFRATRDILIGEELLFDYGPKFAELYGLNKKSGKGKGKMPKTNKATLNRLGGNDGKGTVPGTVATKRKGWQKGRPRKASKKAKVHEYDVAGPSNAAYPGEEEDTGNGDGMIIDTDLKLNDNMVHDSDAEDEMLHGQGSDIEMEDAEEENENENEDEDEDEDENEEEIAVRRTARRAKIPLRYTR; via the exons ATGTCTGGAGTTAATGGGGGCAGCGCATCGCGCTCCATCGGTGGCATTCGTGATCGCCCAGCTCCATCTGTACTCATCGATCTTACAGAAGATAGTGATAAGGATAAGAAGCGCAGTGGGAATCGTGGTGAGAAGCGTCAGGAGGAAACCAAGGAAACTCTTAGGGAGGACTCCAGAGAGATACCCAAGGAGAAAAGTAACAAGTCTTTCATTGACTTGTGTTCATCGTCTGATGATGAACCTTCTGTGCCGCTAACGACACAAGCAAAAGCGAAGTTAACCAAGTTGTCGGCGAGCAGTTCAATAGCGTCGACAGCAAAGTCGGCAGTGAAGACGCCAAAGTATAAAACCGGGGGGACATATAGCCTTTCATCGGACAGCGAATCTGACGATGAATTCCATAAAGACCTGTcagaatcaatttcaaagcaGAGTAGCGGTGAACGTAGcaatagttttataaatagaAGATCACATTCGATCTTGAAGTCTGATGGAGCGGGGATTGTAGGCAACGTTTCTTCTCCACGTCAAGACACTAGCCGTACCGCCCGCAAGACAGTGGTCTCACATCGAAAGTCTAACTCGGGATCAGTTGGTCTAGCTAGCTCcgattcaaatcaaaatcacaataCTTTCACGCTCAGTTCAACAGGATCAACACCGTCAGCATCGAAAGGTCTCAGAGCTGCAACAAAGCCAACAGTCACATCCAATCTTTCCCATGTTATGGGCCCGCAATCCGGTTCGAAAACTCTTGCTCAGCCAACATCCAATCTCTCGGAGCCTGATTCAATTGTTGCAAAGGAAAGTAACACACAAAGACTGCCATTTACCAACTCTCTTACGTCACTCCTTTCGGACAGTTCGTCTGTATCAAAAGACCCTACTACAAGTAGTATTCCTGCGAGAGTAGTGCCTAAAAGAGTTGCAGCTACTATCAGGCAACAATCTAGATCGCCCGAGATCAAAGAATCTCCAATTTCTACTAGAAGGTCCACATCGAGAATGTCAGGCAGATACAATCAAAATGacaatgatgaaattgtaaATCAAAACGATCTTGCAGTTCAGAAGGAACTTGGAACGCACAAGGAACTTGGAACGCACAAGGAAACAGATCACTTGTGGAGATCGCGGATGAGACGAGCAACTGGGTCTTCTGAATCAACAGCAAAGCAAGAAAACAACCCTAGCTTATCTATAACAAATCAACTGTCCGGAACCAATCGTGAAGCAATGGGAAGAAATATGGAAGATGGTGCTGATAGTCATAAACTACGAAAAGGCCCCTACCAAAAGAAGGGGAATCACGGCGGGGCAAGACGCGGGCCAGCTTGGGAAAAacagaagatggaaagagagagCGCTAAAAATACCGATGAAGAGACTGTAGATGATGACATTGATGATGGTGACGATAATGTTAGATCAATATCCCAAAAAGGAAGGACAAGAGGTCATAAATCGAGCAACTTAGCTTCGAGGCCTCCATCTACTCGATCTGATTCGCCTTCTCTTAGAGTTCAAGAAGTAGGGAGACTTGAAAGATTGGCATCATCTATCCCTAGATCAAGAGGAAAGTCCCCAGTCATAGATGTTTCGTCTGACATGGTATCGCAAGAGTTATCCGCAAAGGAGATCAGAGCAAGTTTGGTAAGGCTAGGGGAGATAGGAATGGAAGATTGGGGGTTTAGCATTGGGCGTCACTTGGAGAAACTACAGTTGCGGTCCCTTGCAGCGTCAAATACATCTTctcatgatgatgacgaaaaTCCTTTTGCATCTTTTAAAGTACAAGACGAAACTTTTGATGAAGCTATCAGCCTAATCACACGA ACACccaagaaagcaaaaatttcaaactaCGTATGCCCACTGATAATGGGAGATGGTGGCGTAGAGCGAACGCCAAGCTACACTCACCACATCAATGTCACTCGAAACCATATAACAGGGGATGATGACATACTTCGCTATGTTCCATTGGTTGTTCAGAATGAGGAGAAAGCTATGAATAAATTCGAAAGGGAGTTGAATACAGCGTACACAGAAAGGCTTGATAATCCAAGAGTAAAAGAACAAATAACCCAAATAAACAGGCGAGTGGTTGTCGCATTAAAAAACATAGGTTTCGACAACAATTGTGATATGGACACGCTCGTTCAATACTTTTTGGGACATCAATCTGGAAAGATACCATATCCTACCAAGGAAAAGCAATTGGTCCTCAAAACACTTGGTGGCCCTTTATCTGGCCATTTATTGAAGAGAATGGCTATGGTCGCTGAGGTAATGGCTCAATACTTTAAGATTGATCTGGAAACTGTGGTTCTATCTCAATCCCAGTTCAAAGCTTACATTGAGAGATCAACTTCCGAGCTGTACAAACGATCTGACGAACCATCGGCTCGACTAGAGACAACGGCCCTATTTACTTGTTTAATTTGCCAAGGTGCTGCATGTACAACGCATGGTGAGTATAATTATCGAAAGATCAATAAGGATATTCCTAGTGAAGAGAATTCCTCTGAAATCGGTTCTCCTCAACAATCATACTTCAATAAGTCTGATTACGAGTATGCGTGGGAGAAATCTATCATGCATTTGCCAGATGTTTTACGGAAACATAACGGCCGAGACCATAGTGATGAGGATTGGCATCCGGAGCTTTGGAACACTGACAAAGACATTGTCGAAGCATGTAGTAATGAATGTTACAGTGGATGGAAGGATTGGGCGAACTATTCTTGGaccgaagaggaagaaaatgagtTGAAAGACGCACTTATAATTAAACCCAGCAGGCCATGCGTTCTTGTGGAAATTGTCGAAAAGCCCTGCTGGCAGATTTATTCCAAGATCCTCGAGCTTGAGGACAGAATCCCTATGAGCAGGAGTAAGAGCCGCCAGCCGAGCGAACGGGTAGAGTGGTACAATCCCAAAGCAATGCCTCGCAATCGCGGCCTCAAACCAGGTTGGCAAGATAGCACCATGGCACACTTGCATGAACTACGCTCTCAACCTGTTCCTTGCGTACACGAAGGACCCTGTAGTCGCGACATGAAATGCTATTGCGCTCTCAACAATCTGCTCTGCGAACAATTCTGTGGTTGCTCAGATCACTGTGAACGACGATTCGCAGGTTGTTCTTGTCATTCAACGGGTCTGGCTTGCGCATCGGATACATGCATATGCTTCCAAATGAACCGCGAATGCGGCGATCTGTGCAATACCTGTGGAGCAATTTCTCGGATACGACCGCAGAGCCGTCATAAGAATGAACTTTTCCAATATGGTTGTCAAAATATAGCTTTGCAACGGGGCGTGAATAAGAAATTGATTCTCGGGAAATCTCCCATTGAAGGAGCTGGCTTTGGACTTTTCACTGCAGAGCCTGTCAGGAAAGGGGACTTCCTAAGCGAATATACCGGAGAACTGATTTCTGATAATGAAACCGAACGCAGAGGAGTGGAATACAATGCGAAATTCATGAGTTTCCTATTCAGCTTGAACAAAGAATGGACTATAGATGCTATGCGAATGGGAAACAAGACGAGATTCATAAACCATGCGGAATCAGAAGCTGATGGAATGAACTGCGCTGCAAAGATTCTATTAGTCAATGGAGAGCACAGGATTGCATTTCGAGCTACTCGGGATATTCTCATTGGGGAGGAATTACTCTTCGACTATGGTCCGAAGTTTGCAGAGTTGTACGGCTTGAATAAGAAAAGCggaaaggggaaaggaaagatgCCCAAGACGAATAAAGCGACATTAAACAGACTGGGTGGAAACGACGGTAAAGGAACGGTGCCGGGAACGGTAGCAACGAAGAGGAAAGGTTGGCAGAAAGGAAGACCGagaaaagcaagcaagaagGCGAAGGTTCATGAATATGATGTTGCAGGACCATCTAATGCTGCGTACCCTGGTGAGGAGGAAGACACTGGCAATGGCGATGGAATGATAATAGATACTGATCTTAAGCTCAACGACAACATGGTACATGATAGCGATGCCGAAGACGAGATGTTGCATGGTCAGGGTTCAGATatcgagatggaagatgcggaagaagaaaatgagaatgagaatgaggacgaggacgaggatgaggatgaaaacGAAGAAGAGATCGCAGTGAGAAGAACAGCTCGTCGAGCAAAGATTCCTCTGAGATATACGCGATGA
- the Bccat3 gene encoding Bccat3 — MQSVIGATVQKAGAAVSSAMSDKKTADMLPEMREPNTKEPLTSDFGVKHGNHDNWLSASSNDRQGPLLLEDNFGREKIMKFDHERIPERVVHARGAGAFGTFKLYESADDVTSAGVLTDTSRTTPVFIRFSTVLGSRGSADTVRDVRGFAVKFYTEEGNWDVVGNDIPVFFIQDAIKFPDVIHAGKPEPDNEIPQAQSAHNNFWDFQFLHTEATHMFMWAMSDRGIPRSYRMMQGFGVNTYTLINAQGKRSFVKFHFTPTLGVHSLVWDEALKIAGQDPDFHRKDLWTAIESGCYPKWKFGIQVCDESRQDEFDFDILDATKVWPEDILPVRYIGELELNKNVDEYFTQTEQVAFCTAHLVPGIGFSDDPLLQGRNFSYFDTQLSRLGVNWQELPVNRPVCPVMNNHRDGQMRHRITKGKINYWPNRESVVPPSKQSEGAYYEYPEKVVAMKQRLNSTKFKEHFSQAQLFWNSMSDVEKSHIINALGFELDHCDDPVVYERMVERLTDIDLGLAQAVAEKAGAPTPTKAGRPNHGNKAKGLSQFDFTPEALGLPATIASRMVAIIIADGFNFVEYEAVKGALTAAGALPFTIGPKRQPIKSSSGKSVSADHHFEGMRSTMFDSIYIPGGEHVSALLKQGRVIHWIREAFGHCKAIGATGEGVKLVQVACAVDGMAFSTSSEVVDSYGVVTAQGVGKTEEGLNMVKGAKNFLDAYTYNISQHRNFQRELDGLTSMVAF, encoded by the exons ATGCAATCAGTTATTGGAGCCACAGTACAGAAAGCGGGAGCTGCAGTATCTTCCGCCATGTCCGACAAGAAGACGGCAGATATGCTGCCTGAGATGAGAGAGCCAAATACAAAAGAACCTCTTACCAGTGACTTTGGTGTCAAACATGGTAATCATGACAATTGGCTATCTGCTTCATCCAACGATCGCCAAGGTCCTTTATTGTTAGAAGATAACTTTGGTAGAGAAAAGATTATGAAATTCGATCATGAGCGTATACCTGAAAGAGTTGTTCACGCACGTGGAGCTGGAGCTTTTGGTACCTTCAAACTCTACGAGAGCGCCGAT GATGTTACAAGCGCTGGGGTTCTTACAGATACTTCTCGCACCACGCCAGTTTTCATCCGTTTTTCGACTGTTTTAGGTTCTCGTGGAAGTGCTGATACTGTCAGAGATGTACGAGGTTTTGCCGTGAAGTTCTATACCGAAGAGGGTAACTGGGATGTTGTTGGAAATGACATTCCTGTCTTCTTCATTCAGGACGCTATCAAGTTTCCCGATGTCATCCATGCCGGAA AGCCTGAGCCGGATAATGAGATCCCTCAAGCACAGTCTGCACACAATAACTTCTGGGACTTCCAATTCCTACACACAGAGGCAACACATATGTTCATGTGGGCCATGTCAGATCGAGGCATTCCAAGATCCTACCGTATGATGCAAGGTTTCGGAGTGAACACATACACTTTGATAAACGCCCAAGGCAAACGATCATTCGtgaaatttcatttcactCCAACTCTAGGTGTCCATTCACTCGTTTGGGATGAAGCATTAAAGATCGCAGGCCAAGACCCAGATTTCCATCGCAAAGATCTTTGGACCGCCATTGAAAGTGGATGTTATCCCAAATGGAAGTTTGGTATTCAAGTCTGCGACGAAAGTCGTCAAGACGAATTTGACTTCGACATTTTAGACGCGACTAAGGTTTGGCCTGAAGATATTCTCCCCGTCCGATATATCGGTGAACTGGAGCTCAACAAGAATGTCGATGAATATTTCACACAAACTGAGCAAGTTGCTTTTTGCACTGCTCATCTTGTTCCTGGTATCGGTTTTAGTGACGATCCACTACTCCAAGGCCGCAACTTCTCTTACTTCGATACTCAACTCTCAAGACTTGGTGTTAATTGGCAAGAGCTGCCTGTCAATCGACCAGTATGCCCTGTGATGAACAACCATCGCGATGGTCAAATGCGACACCGAATCACAAAAGGTAAAATAAACTACTGGCCCAACCGAGAAAGTGTTGTTCCTCCATCCAAGCAATCAGAGGGTGCCTATTACGAATATCCCGAGAAGGTCGTAGCCATGAAACAACGGCTCAACTCTACTAAATTCAAGGAGCATTTCTCCCAAGCTCAATTGTTCTGGAACTCAATGTCTGATGTAGAAAAATCTCACATTATCAATGCTCTAGGGTTTGAGCTTGATCATTGTGACGATCCCGTTGTATATGAGCGTATGGTTGAGCGTCTAACTGATATCGATCTCGGACTTGCACAAGCTGTAGCTGAGAAAGCCGGTGCCCCTACACCCACTAAAGCCGGACGCCCAAATCATGGCAACAAAGCCAAGGGTCTATCACAATTTGATTTCACTCCCGAAGCTCTAGGCTTACCAGCTACCATTGCTTCTCGTATGGTCGCAATCATCATCGCAGATGGGTTTAATTTCGTCGAATATGAAGCTGTAAAGGGGGCTTTGACCGCAGCCGGTGCTCTTCCATTCACCATCGGCCCCAAGAGACAACCAATAAAGAGTTCCAGTGGTAAGAGTGTAAGTGCAGATCATCATTTCGAAGGTATGAGAAGTACAATGTTCGATTCGATCTATATTCCTGGTGGCGAACATGTCTCTGCACTACTTAAGCAAGGACGAGTAATTCACTGGATTCGCGAGGCTTTCGGTCATTGTAAAGCTATCGGAGCTACCGGCGAGGGAGTTAAGCTCGTACAAGTTGCATGTGCAGTTGATGGCATGGCTTTCAGTACCTCTAGTGAAGTAGTTGATTCGTATGGTGTTGTGACTGCGCAAGGTGTAGGCAAAACCGAGGAAGGGTTGAATATGGTGAAGGGAGCGAAGAATTTCTTGGATGCGTATACGTATAATATCTCGCAACATAGGAACTTTCAGAGGGAATTGGATGGATTGACTAGCATGGTTGCTTTTTAG